A window of the Chloroflexus sp. Y-396-1 genome harbors these coding sequences:
- a CDS encoding 2-dehydropantoate 2-reductase: MRICIVGAGAIGGWLGAKLIQAGAEVTLIARGAHLAAIIANGLTIEYADGRREVVHPALATADMSVAGPHDLVVVAVKAQALPALAAPMRMLYGPDTAVVYAQNGIPWWYFMRHGGPYEGHRIESVDPGGIIAANTEIERVIGCVVYPAAAIERPGVIRHIEGNRFALGEPDGSRSERVVRLSKLLESVGLRAPVKTDIRNEIWLKLWGNLSFNPISALTRATIDRIIADQGTYALTVAMMAEAQQVAEKLGIRFPVSIERRIRMAEEIGAHKTSMLQDIEAKRPTEIDALLGAVVELAELTATPTPTLRAIYAVTSLLDRINCRR; this comes from the coding sequence ATGCGTATCTGCATTGTTGGCGCCGGTGCAATCGGCGGCTGGCTCGGCGCCAAACTGATTCAGGCTGGCGCTGAAGTAACATTAATTGCACGGGGTGCACATCTGGCGGCAATTATCGCTAATGGCTTAACCATTGAGTACGCTGATGGGCGTCGTGAGGTTGTACACCCGGCACTGGCGACAGCCGATATGAGCGTTGCCGGGCCACACGATCTGGTCGTTGTTGCCGTCAAAGCGCAGGCGTTGCCGGCCCTGGCAGCTCCGATGCGTATGCTTTACGGCCCTGATACAGCCGTTGTCTACGCTCAGAATGGGATTCCCTGGTGGTATTTCATGCGGCATGGCGGCCCATACGAAGGTCATCGAATCGAGTCCGTCGATCCCGGTGGGATCATTGCCGCCAATACCGAAATCGAACGGGTTATTGGCTGTGTCGTCTATCCGGCAGCCGCCATTGAACGCCCTGGCGTGATTCGACATATTGAGGGCAATCGCTTCGCTCTCGGCGAACCAGACGGTAGCCGCAGTGAGCGTGTTGTCCGTCTGAGTAAGTTACTCGAGTCGGTCGGTTTGCGTGCGCCGGTCAAGACCGATATTCGTAATGAAATCTGGCTGAAGCTGTGGGGTAATCTCTCATTCAACCCGATCAGTGCTCTGACTCGGGCGACCATTGATCGGATCATTGCCGATCAGGGTACCTATGCCCTGACAGTGGCAATGATGGCCGAAGCGCAGCAAGTGGCCGAAAAACTGGGTATCCGTTTCCCTGTTTCTATCGAGCGTCGCATCCGAATGGCTGAAGAGATCGGCGCTCACAAAACGTCAATGTTGCAGGATATAGAAGCAAAACGTCCAACCGAGATTGATGCACTGTTAGGGGCAGTCGTTGAGCTGGCCGAATTGACTGCAACGCCGACTCCCACCCTGCGGGCTATTTATGCCGTGACCTCACTGCTTGATCGGATTAACTGTAGACGATGA
- a CDS encoding SH3 domain-containing protein — MINFGGKKDEGNENRGISEAMRSMSDQIGRQAQEIKRLQEVLETAQQDAAAAEKVRKALAEAEARMAQMEAELKQLREQLAATSAGTASGGKAASASGGETTTAPGGITGSVSGAFGASGVLKIGPSTPVTASPSTSGLQIGGIAYVQKAGGKNLRLRSAPGLESTVLDGLPPGTKLTLLAGPQEKDGYPWWQIRTADGREGWVAGTELVTDENQ, encoded by the coding sequence ATGATTAATTTCGGGGGCAAGAAAGACGAGGGGAACGAGAATCGGGGGATTAGCGAGGCCATGCGCTCGATGAGTGATCAAATTGGCCGACAGGCTCAAGAGATTAAGCGGTTACAGGAGGTGCTCGAAACAGCACAACAAGATGCTGCTGCGGCTGAAAAAGTACGCAAGGCTCTGGCTGAAGCAGAAGCGCGGATGGCTCAAATGGAAGCGGAGCTGAAGCAGTTGAGAGAACAACTAGCCGCAACCAGTGCCGGTACAGCGAGTGGCGGTAAAGCTGCGAGTGCTTCAGGGGGAGAAACGACGACTGCACCCGGAGGCATCACCGGATCGGTTAGTGGTGCTTTTGGCGCGAGTGGTGTTCTTAAGATCGGCCCCAGCACTCCGGTGACAGCTTCGCCATCAACCAGTGGTTTACAAATCGGCGGTATTGCGTATGTCCAGAAGGCTGGCGGTAAAAACTTACGTCTCCGTAGTGCCCCCGGTCTCGAATCAACCGTCCTCGACGGTTTGCCTCCAGGTACTAAGTTGACCTTGTTGGCTGGCCCCCAAGAGAAGGATGGCTATCCATGGTGGCAGATTCGTACTGCTGATGGTCGTGAAGGTTGGGTTGCCGGGACCGAATTGGTTACCGATGAGAACCAGTAA
- a CDS encoding efflux RND transporter periplasmic adaptor subunit produces MSTLPQARPRFGLPRLSWPILIAGVLLIAVLATILVRFSTTTTSDSLANLTLAPVTRGDLQLTVSATGSVEPNQTAELSLTLVGRVQEVLVTVGQMVAAGDPLLRLDDRQLRADVAAAEAAVALAQADLQALRERATPEQRTEAEALVAAAQAGLAQTQASVTPNDVAAAQAAVVEARERLQKLLNGATTEQRTRAEAALVQAQAELDRQRELLSASKAEAQARVEVQANALRNAQSAYSDAYWNWEHVKAKGTDPRTGRPLNDAEQRDYERAFERAARALADAEAALAQAQIAYQTAVQNEISGLVAAEARVASAKADLDALLAGPDKDAIAAARAQLARAEAELARLTGAARQNTIAAQQAQLAAAQARLAQLTADPRASDLARAEARLAQAQAQLEAARIRLEEATLRAPFAGMVAAVNVAPGETVSSQAPVVLIDVSRYLVKVTVDEVDIARVNVGQPVEIRVDALSAPPFRGEVVNIEPLPAGTNGVTAYRVTIAFDPSGQPVRPGMTISASIIAATRTNVLQVPASAVRNVGAKTLVDVVTVDANGQRTISERAVLVGLRANGLVEIQSGLTEGEQVVVR; encoded by the coding sequence ATGAGTACATTACCCCAGGCCCGACCTCGTTTTGGTTTACCACGTCTTTCCTGGCCGATATTGATTGCAGGCGTTTTGCTGATCGCAGTACTCGCGACTATTTTGGTGCGCTTTTCCACCACGACAACCTCCGACTCACTGGCTAATCTCACTCTGGCGCCGGTTACCCGTGGTGATTTGCAGCTTACAGTCAGTGCAACCGGTTCAGTTGAACCAAACCAGACTGCCGAGTTGAGTCTGACGCTTGTCGGTCGTGTGCAAGAGGTTCTGGTAACCGTTGGGCAAATGGTTGCCGCTGGCGATCCGTTGTTACGGCTTGATGATCGCCAGTTGCGCGCTGATGTTGCAGCGGCTGAGGCCGCGGTAGCGTTGGCGCAGGCCGATCTACAGGCGTTACGCGAGCGTGCTACACCTGAACAGCGGACCGAGGCTGAAGCGCTGGTAGCTGCCGCTCAGGCCGGTCTGGCCCAAACCCAGGCCAGTGTGACGCCGAATGATGTCGCTGCCGCACAGGCTGCGGTTGTTGAGGCCCGTGAGCGATTGCAGAAATTGTTGAACGGTGCAACCACTGAACAGCGAACACGGGCAGAAGCCGCGCTTGTGCAGGCTCAGGCCGAGCTTGACCGGCAGCGCGAGTTGTTGTCAGCATCCAAGGCAGAGGCACAGGCGCGAGTTGAAGTGCAAGCAAACGCACTTCGCAATGCTCAGAGTGCCTACAGCGATGCCTACTGGAATTGGGAGCATGTGAAGGCAAAGGGCACTGATCCCCGTACTGGACGCCCACTCAATGATGCCGAACAGCGAGACTACGAGCGGGCATTTGAACGGGCAGCACGAGCGTTGGCCGATGCTGAAGCTGCACTGGCACAGGCGCAGATTGCATATCAGACGGCTGTGCAAAATGAAATCAGTGGTCTGGTAGCCGCTGAAGCACGGGTAGCCAGCGCCAAAGCCGATCTTGATGCCTTACTAGCCGGGCCGGATAAAGATGCGATTGCTGCTGCACGTGCTCAACTGGCCCGCGCCGAAGCTGAATTGGCCCGACTGACCGGTGCGGCACGCCAAAACACGATTGCTGCCCAACAGGCACAACTGGCAGCCGCACAGGCCCGGCTGGCCCAGTTAACCGCCGATCCGCGGGCCAGCGATCTGGCGCGCGCCGAAGCGCGTCTGGCTCAGGCTCAGGCTCAATTGGAGGCGGCGCGCATTCGTCTGGAAGAAGCGACGCTACGGGCACCCTTTGCCGGCATGGTCGCTGCTGTCAATGTTGCACCCGGTGAAACTGTATCTAGTCAGGCGCCGGTTGTGTTGATTGATGTCAGCCGATACCTGGTCAAGGTGACGGTCGACGAAGTTGATATTGCCCGCGTCAACGTAGGGCAGCCGGTTGAGATAAGGGTCGATGCCCTTTCAGCACCGCCGTTCCGCGGTGAAGTGGTGAATATCGAACCACTGCCTGCCGGCACGAATGGTGTAACTGCCTATCGAGTAACGATTGCTTTCGATCCGTCCGGTCAACCGGTACGACCGGGTATGACGATCAGTGCGTCAATCATTGCGGCGACGCGCACCAATGTGTTGCAAGTTCCGGCAAGTGCGGTGCGTAATGTTGGCGCTAAGACTCTGGTTGATGTTGTGACGGTCGATGCAAACGGCCAGCGCACGATCAGCGAACGCGCTGTGCTGGTTGGCTTGCGAGCTAACGGTTTGGTAGAAATTCAGAGTGGTCTGACTGAGGGTGAGCAGGTTGTCGTGCGTTAG
- a CDS encoding acyl--CoA ligase, translating into MTTNRTLFDLLSNGADRAPALIAPGGPVWSFADLRSQVQRLAEWLQNHGLGHGDRIAIALGNGPAMAITFLAAATAATAAPLNPKYRREEFAFYYEDTNARALIVAPNEGEEARAALRPGMMLIEAAFDDQNQLRFVASGQAAAPRRDGPATADDIAMILHTSGTTSRPKRVPLRHRNLVASTANIIATYQLSAADRSLCVMPLFHIHGIVASLLSQLAAGGAVICPPGFDGLRFWSWVEQERPTWYSAVPTMHQVLLARASRNTAIIAANPFRFIRSSSAPLPPVVMEQMEQVFAAPVIESYGMTEAAHQMTSNPLPPARRKPGSVGIGFGVEVAIMDEKGRLLPAGVRGEVVVRGPNVVDGYENNPEANAAAFVNCWFRTGDQGYLDEDGYLCLTGRIKELINRGGEKISPLEIDDVLLRHPAVAEALAFAVPHPTLGEEVHAAVVLREGMSVDERALREHCARMLADFKVPRAIHILSALPRGATGKLQRITMAKTLGLDKATT; encoded by the coding sequence ATGACGACCAATCGCACATTGTTTGATCTTCTGTCGAATGGCGCCGACCGGGCTCCAGCTTTGATTGCACCAGGTGGGCCGGTCTGGAGCTTTGCCGATCTTCGTTCACAGGTCCAACGCCTGGCCGAATGGCTCCAAAACCACGGACTGGGGCATGGAGATCGGATCGCCATTGCGCTTGGCAACGGGCCGGCAATGGCAATTACCTTTCTGGCTGCGGCCACTGCGGCCACTGCTGCGCCGCTCAATCCGAAATATCGGCGTGAAGAGTTCGCTTTTTACTATGAAGATACCAATGCCCGCGCCTTAATCGTGGCCCCCAATGAAGGTGAAGAAGCGCGAGCAGCGCTTCGTCCGGGGATGATGCTGATTGAAGCGGCATTCGATGACCAAAACCAGCTCAGGTTTGTAGCATCTGGTCAGGCTGCTGCCCCTCGTCGCGATGGTCCGGCAACAGCCGATGACATTGCCATGATCCTGCACACCAGCGGTACCACCAGTCGTCCCAAGCGCGTCCCCCTGCGACACCGCAACCTGGTTGCTTCGACAGCGAATATCATTGCGACCTATCAGTTAAGTGCTGCTGATCGGTCACTCTGTGTGATGCCACTGTTCCACATTCACGGGATCGTTGCCTCGCTGCTCAGCCAATTGGCTGCTGGTGGTGCGGTCATCTGCCCACCTGGTTTCGATGGTCTCAGATTCTGGAGTTGGGTAGAGCAGGAACGGCCAACCTGGTACTCGGCTGTGCCAACGATGCACCAGGTATTGCTGGCTCGCGCCAGCCGCAACACAGCCATCATTGCCGCCAATCCGTTCCGCTTTATCCGATCATCGAGCGCCCCGTTGCCACCGGTGGTGATGGAACAGATGGAACAGGTGTTTGCGGCGCCGGTCATTGAGAGTTATGGCATGACCGAAGCGGCCCATCAGATGACTTCAAATCCTCTGCCTCCCGCTCGCCGCAAACCGGGGTCGGTGGGAATTGGATTCGGGGTAGAAGTGGCTATCATGGATGAAAAAGGCCGCTTGCTGCCAGCAGGTGTCAGAGGCGAGGTCGTGGTGCGCGGTCCAAATGTGGTTGACGGCTACGAAAACAACCCTGAAGCCAATGCAGCGGCGTTTGTTAACTGTTGGTTCCGTACCGGTGATCAAGGGTATCTTGATGAAGATGGCTACTTGTGCCTCACCGGTCGCATCAAAGAGCTGATCAATCGTGGTGGTGAGAAGATTTCACCCCTCGAAATTGATGATGTGCTCTTGCGGCACCCGGCAGTTGCTGAAGCATTGGCCTTTGCCGTGCCTCATCCAACGCTTGGTGAAGAGGTGCACGCCGCTGTCGTGTTACGCGAGGGTATGAGTGTTGATGAGCGCGCACTGCGCGAGCATTGCGCCCGTATGTTGGCCGATTTTAAAGTGCCACGAGCAATTCACATCCTGAGCGCCTTGCCACGGGGGGCTACCGGAAAGTTGCAACGCATAACGATGGCAAAGACGCTAGGGCTAGACAAGGCAACAACTTGA
- a CDS encoding ABC transporter ATP-binding protein, which yields MTEYIGRPIVELRNIRKTFPTGDGEFVALDDISLTIEEGEMVAIMGPSGSGKSTLMTIIGLLDSPTSGEYILDGMDVSRLSRHEQARIRNRKLGFVFQNFNLLPRLTAQKNVELPLVYGRVNARERAERARAALEAVGLGHKRDSLPNTLSGGQKQRVAIARALVHDPAIILADEPTGALDTRTGAEILALFRQLNRDQGRTIIIVTHDPEIGRHMDRVIGLRDGRLVDNILSEYYGVEVLEEVERLRGLEPVPVPVVRRPTDEAA from the coding sequence ATGACAGAATATATTGGTCGTCCGATTGTCGAGCTACGCAACATTCGTAAGACATTCCCGACCGGTGATGGCGAGTTTGTTGCCCTTGACGATATTAGCCTGACGATTGAAGAAGGTGAGATGGTGGCGATTATGGGGCCATCGGGGAGCGGGAAGAGCACACTGATGACGATCATTGGGTTGCTCGACAGTCCAACGAGCGGAGAGTACATCCTTGATGGAATGGATGTCTCACGCCTGAGCCGCCACGAACAGGCGCGAATTCGCAATCGCAAGCTGGGATTCGTCTTCCAGAACTTCAATTTGCTTCCACGGCTGACCGCACAGAAGAATGTCGAATTGCCTCTGGTATACGGGCGGGTCAATGCCCGTGAACGGGCCGAACGGGCGAGAGCCGCATTAGAAGCCGTAGGATTAGGCCACAAACGTGATAGTCTGCCTAATACACTGTCGGGTGGTCAAAAGCAGCGAGTCGCAATTGCGCGCGCATTAGTACACGATCCGGCCATTATTCTGGCCGACGAGCCAACCGGCGCACTCGACACCCGTACTGGCGCCGAGATTCTGGCGCTCTTCCGCCAACTTAATCGCGATCAGGGCCGTACTATCATCATTGTAACCCACGATCCTGAGATTGGTCGGCACATGGATCGCGTCATCGGGCTACGTGACGGACGACTGGTTGATAATATTCTTAGCGAATACTACGGGGTCGAGGTTTTGGAAGAGGTCGAGCGGCTACGAGGTCTCGAACCGGTGCCGGTACCGGTGGTACGACGGCCAACCGACGAAGCAGCATAG
- a CDS encoding gamma-glutamyltransferase family protein, producing the protein MDLNLHNFPYPGRRVPLIAERGVVASSHPLASQAGMQILQAGGNAVDAAIATAAALTVLEPTSNGLGGDGFALIWAGDQLYGINGSGAAPSRLSIDALVAAGYTEIPTYGWWPVTVPGVVRLWGDMHDRFGRLPLAQVLAPAIMYAAEGAPTPPMVAYFWARGVEAAHTRQGPEFAGFLPTFSIDGRAPRPGERFVSPGHARTLRLIARHGADVFYQGEIADAIDRFARETGGLLRAEDLAHHRSEWVTPISMQYRGYTVHEIPPNGQGIAALMALGILDQIDLRRYPRDSAAAFHYQIEAMKLAFADTFAYVADPRQAVVPVADMLDRERLAARRQLIGERAKTYRPDDLPRGGTVYFATADRDGMMVSMIQSTYMGFGSGVVIPDYGIAMHNRGCGFVMTPDHPNQVAPGKRPFHTTIPGFLSKDGFPIGPFGVMGAHMQPQGHVQVIVNTLDYGLHPQAALDAPRWRWERDGTLRLELETPRHVIEGLAARGHQVVVESELGGFGRGQIIWRLASGCYVAGTEPRCDGLAIGW; encoded by the coding sequence ATGGATCTCAACCTGCACAACTTTCCCTATCCCGGACGGCGGGTACCGTTGATTGCCGAGCGCGGAGTGGTTGCCAGTAGCCATCCGCTTGCATCGCAGGCCGGTATGCAAATCTTGCAGGCTGGCGGTAATGCGGTCGATGCCGCCATTGCCACTGCTGCGGCACTAACCGTTCTGGAACCAACTTCAAATGGTCTGGGTGGTGATGGATTTGCGCTCATCTGGGCTGGTGATCAGTTGTACGGTATCAACGGTTCGGGCGCAGCACCGAGCAGGTTGAGTATTGATGCGTTGGTTGCTGCCGGCTATACCGAAATCCCCACCTACGGCTGGTGGCCGGTGACGGTACCAGGCGTCGTTAGATTATGGGGCGATATGCACGATCGGTTCGGGCGGCTCCCTTTGGCTCAGGTGCTGGCCCCGGCAATTATGTATGCTGCCGAAGGCGCACCCACTCCACCGATGGTAGCATACTTCTGGGCACGTGGAGTAGAAGCTGCCCATACCCGCCAAGGCCCTGAATTTGCCGGTTTCTTGCCAACCTTTAGTATCGATGGTCGTGCGCCGCGTCCTGGTGAGCGCTTTGTCAGCCCTGGGCATGCCCGCACCTTACGCCTGATAGCCCGACATGGTGCTGATGTCTTCTACCAGGGTGAGATCGCTGACGCAATTGACCGATTCGCTCGCGAAACCGGCGGTCTGCTGCGTGCCGAGGATCTGGCTCATCATCGTTCTGAATGGGTAACGCCGATTAGTATGCAGTATCGCGGCTATACTGTTCACGAAATTCCGCCAAACGGTCAAGGTATTGCTGCGCTGATGGCACTCGGTATCCTCGATCAGATCGATCTTAGGCGCTATCCCCGCGACTCAGCCGCAGCGTTTCATTATCAGATCGAGGCGATGAAGCTGGCATTTGCCGATACCTTTGCCTACGTTGCCGATCCACGCCAAGCCGTTGTCCCTGTGGCCGATATGCTTGATCGCGAACGATTAGCTGCCCGTCGTCAACTGATTGGGGAACGAGCCAAAACATACCGACCCGATGATTTGCCGCGTGGTGGCACTGTCTATTTCGCAACTGCTGATCGCGATGGCATGATGGTAAGCATGATTCAATCGACGTACATGGGGTTTGGTTCAGGTGTGGTGATTCCCGACTACGGTATTGCGATGCACAATCGTGGTTGTGGTTTTGTGATGACACCCGACCATCCGAATCAGGTTGCACCGGGCAAACGTCCATTCCATACCACTATTCCTGGTTTTCTGAGTAAGGATGGCTTCCCTATCGGTCCCTTTGGCGTCATGGGGGCGCATATGCAGCCACAAGGTCACGTTCAGGTGATCGTTAATACGCTTGACTACGGTCTGCATCCTCAGGCAGCGCTCGATGCACCACGCTGGCGTTGGGAACGCGATGGAACTCTTCGGCTTGAGCTTGAAACACCCCGTCACGTTATCGAAGGGTTAGCAGCTCGCGGTCATCAGGTCGTGGTCGAGAGCGAATTAGGTGGTTTCGGGCGTGGTCAGATCATCTGGCGCCTGGCAAGTGGTTGCTATGTAGCCGGTACCGAACCTCGTTGTGATGGATTGGCAATTGGCTGGTGA
- the coaA gene encoding type I pantothenate kinase encodes MIPKPELERRLSPYLSFSRSEWSALRNGTPLPLSADELDSLVSLNDSVSMEDVADIYLPLVRLLQLYYENACRLYQATSAFLGSATARVPYVIGIAGSVAVGKSSTARILQALLSRGPGQLKVDLVTTDGFLYPNRVLQERGIMHRKGFPESYDRRRLLQFMADIKSGYGPVTAPVYSHLIYDIVPDQVQVVDHPDVLIVEGLNVLQRGANTRREPQLYVSDFFDFAIYVDANEHDLERWYIERFLRLRETAFRDPSSYFRRYAELSESEAIATARRIWREINYVNLKQNIEPTRWSADLILVKGSRHELERVYLRKL; translated from the coding sequence ATGATCCCGAAGCCAGAACTCGAACGCCGCCTTTCGCCATACCTGAGCTTTTCACGCTCAGAATGGTCAGCACTGCGCAACGGAACACCACTACCTCTTAGCGCAGACGAATTAGACTCATTGGTCAGTTTAAACGACAGTGTCTCGATGGAAGATGTCGCCGACATCTACCTGCCACTGGTGCGGCTGCTCCAACTCTACTACGAAAACGCCTGTCGCCTGTATCAGGCGACCAGTGCCTTTCTTGGCTCAGCAACCGCTCGTGTGCCGTATGTCATTGGCATCGCGGGTAGTGTCGCTGTCGGTAAAAGCAGCACTGCCCGCATCTTGCAAGCACTTCTTTCCCGTGGTCCTGGGCAGCTCAAGGTTGATCTGGTCACAACCGATGGATTTCTTTACCCGAATCGCGTGCTTCAGGAACGGGGGATTATGCACCGCAAAGGGTTTCCCGAAAGCTATGATCGTCGGCGCCTGTTACAGTTCATGGCCGACATCAAGTCGGGTTATGGGCCGGTAACGGCTCCGGTTTACTCGCACCTGATTTATGATATAGTTCCTGACCAAGTTCAGGTGGTTGATCATCCCGATGTGTTGATCGTCGAGGGGTTGAACGTTTTGCAACGCGGTGCCAATACCAGGCGGGAACCACAACTCTATGTGTCGGATTTTTTTGATTTCGCGATCTACGTTGATGCGAATGAACACGATCTGGAACGATGGTATATCGAACGATTTCTGCGCTTGCGCGAAACCGCATTTCGCGATCCCTCTTCGTACTTTCGCCGCTACGCCGAGCTGAGCGAGAGTGAAGCTATTGCGACTGCACGTCGCATCTGGCGTGAAATTAATTATGTTAATCTTAAGCAAAATATCGAACCGACACGCTGGAGCGCCGATCTGATTCTGGTTAAGGGATCACGCCATGAGCTTGAACGGGTGTATCTACGGAAACTCTAG
- a CDS encoding ABC transporter permease codes for MLTELIAMAFDSLRANKFRSLLTMLGVIIGAGTLVAVLSLGNALQGQVFEQFVDLGTRRIAVTPGDPRAKGARDVPGYGLLSIQDYQVLNSLAANRPDIFRAIAPEITVSTNVRAGTVALQTLLVGTSADYPQVQRTPMLHGRFLTPADEAEGARVGVLGWLVARDLFGADKAALRDVIGQTIEINGQPIEIVGIINENGGPFSTDGRIFTPVSTMRLRLIGDLDLPGRGLRMSSILLGLQSEKQVDEAVALIERTLRAARNVPDGAINDFNLQTPTQALNVLAGISTAITGFIAVVAGISLIVGGIGIMNIMLVAVTERTREIGVRKALGASDGDVLGQFVMEAVALSLVGSLIGVIGAIGIVWLISTFSGINTGISWIGIFLALTFASAIGVGFGYYPARRAALLPPIEALRYE; via the coding sequence ATGCTCACCGAGTTGATTGCGATGGCTTTTGATAGCCTGCGCGCCAATAAATTTCGCTCATTACTTACTATGCTAGGGGTCATTATTGGCGCCGGCACTCTGGTGGCCGTGTTATCGCTAGGGAATGCGTTGCAGGGGCAGGTGTTTGAACAATTTGTTGATTTGGGCACACGACGCATTGCGGTAACACCGGGTGATCCACGGGCAAAAGGGGCGCGTGATGTTCCCGGTTATGGCTTGCTCTCGATCCAGGACTACCAGGTACTGAACTCGCTCGCAGCTAATCGCCCTGACATATTTCGGGCGATTGCACCAGAGATTACGGTGAGTACTAATGTACGAGCTGGTACCGTTGCTTTGCAAACGTTATTGGTCGGTACTAGTGCCGATTATCCACAGGTCCAACGCACGCCAATGCTCCATGGGCGGTTCCTTACTCCGGCTGATGAGGCAGAAGGAGCACGAGTAGGCGTATTGGGATGGCTGGTTGCCCGTGATCTGTTCGGCGCTGACAAAGCAGCATTGCGCGATGTGATTGGGCAAACCATTGAGATTAATGGTCAACCGATAGAGATCGTTGGTATCATCAACGAAAACGGTGGTCCCTTCTCGACCGACGGTCGAATTTTTACCCCGGTCAGTACCATGCGGCTCCGCCTGATCGGTGATCTCGATCTGCCGGGGCGTGGATTGCGGATGAGCAGTATTCTTCTCGGTTTGCAGAGCGAGAAGCAGGTCGATGAAGCAGTAGCGTTGATTGAACGTACACTGCGTGCTGCACGCAATGTCCCTGATGGCGCTATCAACGACTTCAACTTGCAGACCCCAACGCAGGCGCTGAATGTACTGGCCGGGATCAGCACTGCCATTACCGGATTTATTGCCGTCGTCGCCGGGATCAGCCTCATTGTCGGAGGCATCGGTATTATGAACATTATGCTGGTAGCGGTAACCGAGCGAACCCGTGAGATTGGTGTGCGTAAGGCACTGGGTGCTAGCGATGGCGATGTGCTCGGTCAGTTTGTGATGGAAGCAGTTGCGCTGAGTCTGGTAGGGAGTTTGATCGGGGTCATCGGTGCAATCGGGATCGTCTGGCTTATCAGCACGTTCAGCGGAATCAATACCGGTATCTCGTGGATCGGGATTTTCCTAGCATTGACGTTTGCTTCGGCCATCGGTGTTGGTTTCGGCTACTACCCGGCGCGCCGGGCGGCGTTGCTACCGCCAATTGAAGCATTACGTTATGAATAG
- a CDS encoding ABC transporter permease, with amino-acid sequence MHLPIVNPVLTRELFGRIRGRNAWLILTGYLTIIGAITLLVYAVFVSSAIPNDPETSLRIGKGIFFTVMTVSLIQVCFLSPSLTAGAIVGEKERQTYDLLLASLLSPLQIVTGKLLAAIAFALLLIMASLPIAGLALLFGGITGQEVFIGVVGLLITAIAYAAIGIFWSTVMRSTLGATVMAQGTVLVILLLVPFLYFVISLLIGAFNDPLSPLYIYAMGTFLCLHPFIALGMTVNALESGNGPFLWQLSSSIGDLFVPSPWLVYTVLMMVVTIVCLGLALRRIQPAEDDG; translated from the coding sequence ATGCATCTGCCAATTGTCAATCCTGTGTTGACACGAGAACTCTTTGGCCGTATTCGAGGTCGTAACGCATGGCTCATTCTAACCGGCTACCTGACCATCATCGGTGCGATTACCCTCTTGGTTTATGCCGTATTTGTCAGTTCGGCTATCCCCAACGATCCGGAAACTTCGCTCAGAATTGGTAAAGGCATCTTTTTTACCGTCATGACCGTGTCGTTAATACAGGTGTGCTTTCTTTCGCCCTCACTGACGGCAGGTGCGATTGTTGGCGAAAAAGAACGACAAACGTATGATCTATTGCTCGCCTCGCTACTCTCACCACTTCAGATTGTTACCGGTAAACTACTGGCGGCCATTGCCTTCGCCTTGTTGTTGATCATGGCCTCTCTGCCCATTGCCGGTCTGGCTCTGTTGTTTGGCGGCATTACCGGCCAGGAAGTCTTCATCGGCGTCGTTGGCCTGTTGATAACGGCAATTGCATACGCCGCCATCGGCATCTTCTGGTCAACTGTAATGCGCTCAACGCTCGGGGCAACGGTAATGGCTCAGGGCACAGTGCTGGTCATTTTACTGCTGGTGCCATTCCTCTATTTCGTTATTTCATTACTGATCGGTGCTTTTAATGATCCCCTGTCGCCGTTGTATATCTACGCGATGGGAACATTTCTTTGTCTGCATCCGTTCATTGCCCTTGGGATGACTGTTAATGCACTCGAAAGTGGGAATGGCCCGTTCTTGTGGCAGCTTTCTTCCAGCATCGGCGATCTGTTCGTACCCTCACCCTGGTTGGTGTACACCGTTTTAATGATGGTAGTGACGATCGTCTGTCTAGGGCTTGCCTTACGGCGAATACAGCCAGCAGAAGATGATGGCTAG